A stretch of DNA from Vanacampus margaritifer isolate UIUO_Vmar chromosome 1, RoL_Vmar_1.0, whole genome shotgun sequence:
TGAATGTCAACCTGTTGCCATTATTCCCGCAGACGTTGGGTCTGTACAAAGGCCTGGGCTCTCCGATGATGGGCCTCACCTTCATCAACGCCATCGTGTTCGGCGTGCAAGGCAACGCCATGCGCAAGCTGGGCCACGACACGCCGCTCAACCAGTTCCTGGCGGGCGCCTCGGCGGGCGCCATCCAGTGCGTTATCTGCTGCCCCATGGAGCTGGCCAAAACTCGCATGCAGATGCAAGGCACCGGGGAGAAGAAGTCCAAGAGGAAGATGTACAAGAACTCTCTGGACTGCCTGCTGAGGATCTACAACAAGGAAGGCATCCGGGGCATCAACCGCGGCATGGTGACGACGCTCATCCGCGAGACCCCGGGCTTCGGCGTCTACTTCCTGGCGTACGACGTGCTGACGCGCCACCTCAGCTGCGAGCCGGAGGACCCCTACCTGATCCCTAAGCTGCTGTTCGCCGGCGGCATGTCCGGCATCGCCTCCTGGATCTCCACCTACCCCGTGGACGTCATCAAGTCCCGCCTGCAGGCGGACGGCGTGGGCGGCGTGCAGCGCTACGGCGGCATCGCCGACTGCGTGCGGCAGAGCGTGCGCAAGGAGGGCTGGAGAGTGTTCACGCGCGGCCTCACCTCCACGCTGCTGCGGGCCTTTCCGGTCAACGCCACCACCTTCGCCACTGTGACTCTCTTCCTGCTGTACATGCGCAAGGATGACGAGTGCGTCCTGACGGGTCCCGAGCCGCAGGCGGCGCCCATGCAGCCGTTGCAGCCGCAGGCTCAGGCCAGCAGCATCTGAGCACAGCCGCGCCGAGCAGAAAAGCGATTGTAGATACAAATCAGACAGGCGTCGTATTTAAGAATGATATAGTCAGATGAAACTGCACTTGTACATAAATAGTCTGTTTTTGTAtacttcatctttttttaatgctcattTAAAGAAGAGGATACAGGAGTTGCTGTAACGCACAGTAACTTGTTAAAAGGCTGCTTTGTCCTCATGTTTGCTGCCTTTGTTATAAAATCATCAATCCGACTTATTTTGAGGCGTCAAACTATCAGCTTGTCTTCTTCTCGCTCAACACtacacttttattcatttttaaatgattaccAGAGGTGGGCGACTTAAGCGAAACCAAAGTTCCCGATTCCAGCTCAAATTTGACTTTCCTTTTCATCTTCATTGGTGCccaaatgtgtgtttctgtTAGCAAGCTAACCAAAATAAGTTCAACTTTGGGAAGCTTCAGTGTTCATCAAGATGAGTTtatccaaacaaaaacatttgatgaaTTATGTTTTACTCCAGTAAAGTAGTGATAAACATACTTTGAGTTTCCAAATGAACCTCAAATACTATAGAAACGTAACCTTCTCTTAACCTTTCACAtgtccaggattttttttttaaatttacttctATTTGAATCAGGTAATGTAATGGATTAAACAATACGATTTGATTTATGACTTGCCTGATTTCTGCGAGTTACTGAAAACTTAACGTTTCAGACTTGAGACTCGCACCTCTGACggttacaaaaaaatgaaaccttccacacttactgtacatacatgtaaatattacatttgtgttcTGAACTTATAGTCATGTCATTTTCCTGTTCTTTACTTTTCTAATCCCTCCGTTTGAACGTCCAAAAGCCAACACTTGAATTCCTAAAAGATGAGTTAATCAGTTCGAGAGTCAAGTaacttctttaaaaacaaaaacagatgttgGGGCGATACTGTCACCAAGTGGCGTTTTGTAGGTATTGCTGGAATCGTATAAAAAGTCCTGAGGTAGTGGAGGTTCCACTTGAACATGCTAaactatcatcatcatcatcacccacTGCAGTTTAAATGAGAAACTAAACATGTGATGCAGagaatgtataacaatggtgtGGAATGTCCCAAAAAAGGGAAGATATTATATAATGGTTGGACCCAAAGGATTGCAAAGCATGTATCAAAGCAGTGTGCCTGTGTTAAATTAGCACATCTCGGCGAAagtatgaattattttttctaCTCTTCTCTCACTAGATTATTTATGCCCATTTTTGAATCCAAATTCAGTTACAATGTCATTGTGCTGAAATGTTGTTGTTCATGTTTGATTGCCAATAAAAGACACCATGTACTTGttgtatggctttttttttttaggtagttCATATCTTTAACTTAAAATAAAcctacaatatttatttttattgttatatagTTTAAATAGTGTAATTATATATGTGTTTAAtcgccatttttaaaaatagtacatttgaaaaatatctaagtatgatgtattgattttaAAACAAGTTATTTCACATGTGAACATAATTGtgttatttgaaataaaatgaaataatttttaattttgttggaTTGGACCGCaacaataattacaattaaatagcAATACGGATTAACATAATTAATTCAATAGATAAATGGCACACCAGATAGATCTGGATGTCAGAAAACCTTTATAAATTACACAGTtgcataaaaaatacttttttattagtGATTTAACATTGATTGGAATTTACATTGTGATGTCTAATCATAAACataatcattcttttttttctcctatcaaatattcacattttagtGTCACATGAGTCCAAAACCAGGACAAGATTCttccaacattaaaaaaaaaaaaaagttccataaaATAAATAGTCTACATGTTACTCTACTAAGCAAAGTCATGTTGTGCAAATGTTTTGAGCTTATAACCTGATGAAGCTCCAGGTGCAAACACTGATCAGTTCATGAATAAGCAGCAACTGTAGCAAAAATAAAGAACCCCAAAAAAAGACGCAATTAGATCCTGAGAGTGTATGTTACTGTCTCATGAGACTCTTCTGCTTTTGTCCAAGAGGAACGAGTCGTGGTTGTAGCGCAAGAAGCGGTAGATCTCCTCCGCCCTCGCTCGACTCATGCCGGCTCCACGCTCCAGACTTTCCACTGAGCTGCACAGGACAGTTGAGAAAGAGAACTAAAGTGATCTAActccattttgttgtttgtaagTGCAGCAATGactattaattattattgaaCATTATAAGTCCAAATCAGGGGTTAATTCCAATTTTGACCTTTATTGCACTTTGCACTTCTGATTCATCATTACAATGCTGTGCCACTGCCAACTCCCAAATAAAAGATACACATGCCCAAAAGCATCCCAGAA
This window harbors:
- the slc25a29l gene encoding mitochondrial basic amino acids transporter gives rise to the protein MALDFAAGCVGGAAGVLVGHPFDTVKVRLQVQNAEKPLYRGTYHCFQSIVRQESTLGLYKGLGSPMMGLTFINAIVFGVQGNAMRKLGHDTPLNQFLAGASAGAIQCVICCPMELAKTRMQMQGTGEKKSKRKMYKNSLDCLLRIYNKEGIRGINRGMVTTLIRETPGFGVYFLAYDVLTRHLSCEPEDPYLIPKLLFAGGMSGIASWISTYPVDVIKSRLQADGVGGVQRYGGIADCVRQSVRKEGWRVFTRGLTSTLLRAFPVNATTFATVTLFLLYMRKDDECVLTGPEPQAAPMQPLQPQAQASSI